One stretch of Comamonas testosteroni DNA includes these proteins:
- the rpsR gene encoding 30S ribosomal protein S18, whose product MATFKKFNKDKRPKRNTQSLLFKRKRFCRFTVAGVEEIDYKDVDTLRDFIAENGKIVPARLTGTRAIYQRQLNTAIKRARFLAMLPYSDQHKI is encoded by the coding sequence ATGGCCACGTTCAAGAAATTCAACAAGGACAAGCGTCCTAAGCGCAACACCCAGTCGCTGCTGTTCAAGCGCAAGCGTTTCTGCCGCTTCACAGTCGCCGGCGTCGAAGAAATCGACTACAAGGATGTCGACACCCTGCGTGACTTCATCGCCGAAAACGGCAAGATTGTGCCCGCACGCCTGACCGGCACGCGCGCCATCTACCAGCGTCAGCTGAACACAGCCATCAAGCGCGCTCGCTTCCTGGCTATGCTGCCCTACTCTGACCAGCACAAGATCTAA
- a CDS encoding peroxiredoxin: protein MAIVVNKPLPEFEANATGGVKVSNTSHNGQILILYFYPKDNTPGCTTEAMQFRDKYKDFVKAGATVFGVSRDNMNSHNDFKEKLELPFELIADTEEKMCHMFGVVKNKIMYGKKVKGIERSTFLIGADGILMQEWRGLKVPGHVDEVLKAVKSLKTQDKKVA, encoded by the coding sequence ATGGCGATCGTTGTCAACAAACCACTCCCAGAATTTGAAGCCAATGCCACCGGCGGCGTCAAGGTGTCCAACACCTCGCACAACGGCCAGATTCTGATCCTGTATTTCTACCCCAAGGACAACACGCCGGGTTGTACCACGGAAGCAATGCAATTCCGCGATAAGTACAAGGATTTCGTGAAGGCTGGCGCCACCGTGTTCGGTGTGTCGCGCGACAACATGAACTCGCACAACGACTTCAAGGAAAAGCTGGAACTGCCGTTCGAGCTGATTGCCGACACCGAAGAAAAGATGTGCCACATGTTTGGCGTGGTCAAGAACAAGATCATGTACGGCAAGAAGGTCAAGGGCATCGAGCGCTCAACCTTCCTGATCGGCGCCGACGGCATCCTGATGCAGGAATGGCGCGGCCTGAAGGTCCCCGGCCATGTGGACGAAGTTCTCAAGGCCGTCAAAAGCCTGAAGACTCAGGACAAGAAGGTGGCCTGA
- a CDS encoding Mth938-like domain-containing protein → MKFQADKSDAQTITGYGPGWIAVDKQNHETSLLVGARGLLTEWNCARFEDLTAEHFEELAKLDAEVVLFGSGSKNRFPPVAWLKPLIAKRIGLESMDTASACRTYNVLASEGRNVVAALLLA, encoded by the coding sequence ATGAAATTTCAGGCAGACAAATCCGATGCGCAAACCATCACCGGCTATGGCCCGGGCTGGATCGCCGTTGACAAGCAAAACCACGAAACCAGTCTGCTGGTAGGTGCCCGCGGCCTGCTGACCGAGTGGAACTGCGCCCGCTTCGAAGACCTGACTGCCGAGCATTTCGAGGAGCTTGCCAAGCTGGATGCGGAAGTCGTCCTCTTTGGCAGCGGCAGCAAGAACCGCTTTCCGCCCGTGGCCTGGCTCAAGCCGCTGATCGCCAAACGCATTGGCCTGGAGAGCATGGACACCGCCTCGGCCTGCCGCACCTATAACGTTCTGGCCAGCGAAGGCCGCAACGTGGTCGCAGCCCTGCTGCTAGCATAG
- the priB gene encoding primosomal replication protein N, with amino-acid sequence MENRVVLTGLLAEQAALRYTPAGLPALDLRIEHSSQQQELGSARNVNASVKAVAFGALAEKLARQAPGSQWTFQGFLATPRNSKMLVLHIQDIQQN; translated from the coding sequence GTGGAAAACCGCGTTGTATTGACGGGCCTTCTCGCAGAGCAAGCTGCTTTGCGCTACACGCCCGCCGGATTGCCGGCCCTGGATTTGCGAATTGAACACAGTTCGCAGCAGCAAGAGCTGGGCAGTGCGCGCAACGTGAATGCATCTGTCAAGGCTGTTGCCTTTGGCGCCCTGGCTGAAAAGCTGGCCCGCCAAGCACCCGGTAGCCAATGGACCTTTCAAGGTTTTCTGGCCACGCCGCGCAATAGCAAGATGCTGGTTTTACACATTCAGGATATTCAACAAAATTAA
- a CDS encoding pyridoxal phosphate-dependent aminotransferase encodes MKTVQKSAKLANVCYDIRGPIMDAAKKMEDDGQKIIKLNIGNLAVFGFDAPEEVQQDMIRNLPNSAGYSDSKGIFAARKAVMHETQRQGIKGVTLDDIYLGNGASELISLATNALLDNGDEMLLPAPDYPLWTAATSLSGGTPVHYMCDESNGWMPNMDDIRAKITPRTKGIVVINPNNPTGALYSRELLLQIVELAREHGLVIFADEVYDKVLYEDAKHTPLGSLSIDVLTITFNSLSKAYRSCGYRAGWMVISGDKKPAKDYIEGLNMLSNMRLCANVPGQWAVQTALGGHQSIDALVQEGGRLRVQRDLAWELINAIPGVSCVKPQGALYMFPRLDPAVYPIQDDQEFFLEVLQETKVMLVQGTGFNWPEPDHFRIVFLPHEADLREAINRLAAFLEKYRKRHGTDKPKAVPAEKALKPVKAEKAA; translated from the coding sequence ATGAAAACCGTTCAAAAATCCGCCAAGTTAGCAAACGTCTGTTACGACATCCGCGGGCCGATCATGGACGCGGCGAAGAAGATGGAGGACGACGGCCAGAAGATCATCAAGCTCAATATCGGCAATCTGGCCGTTTTCGGCTTCGATGCTCCCGAAGAAGTGCAGCAGGACATGATCCGCAACCTGCCCAACTCGGCAGGCTACTCCGACAGCAAGGGCATCTTCGCTGCGCGCAAGGCCGTGATGCACGAAACCCAGCGCCAGGGCATCAAGGGCGTGACGCTGGACGACATCTATCTGGGCAACGGTGCTTCGGAGCTGATCAGCCTGGCCACCAACGCGCTGCTGGACAACGGCGACGAGATGCTGCTGCCTGCGCCCGACTATCCGCTGTGGACGGCTGCCACCAGCCTGTCCGGCGGTACGCCCGTGCATTACATGTGCGACGAGTCCAATGGCTGGATGCCCAATATGGACGACATCCGCGCCAAGATCACGCCGCGCACCAAGGGCATCGTCGTCATCAACCCCAACAATCCCACGGGGGCGCTGTACTCCAGGGAGCTGCTGCTGCAGATCGTGGAGCTGGCGCGCGAGCATGGCCTGGTCATCTTTGCGGACGAGGTCTACGACAAGGTGCTGTACGAGGATGCCAAGCACACGCCGCTGGGCAGCCTGTCCATCGATGTGCTGACCATCACCTTCAATTCCCTCTCCAAGGCCTACCGTTCCTGCGGCTACCGTGCTGGCTGGATGGTGATTTCGGGCGACAAAAAGCCCGCCAAGGATTACATCGAGGGCCTGAACATGCTCTCCAACATGCGCCTGTGCGCCAATGTGCCTGGCCAATGGGCCGTGCAGACGGCGCTGGGCGGTCATCAGAGCATCGATGCTCTGGTGCAGGAGGGCGGCCGCCTGCGCGTGCAGCGCGATCTGGCCTGGGAGCTGATCAATGCCATTCCCGGCGTGAGCTGCGTCAAGCCCCAGGGCGCGCTGTACATGTTTCCGCGTCTGGATCCGGCCGTCTACCCCATCCAGGACGACCAGGAGTTCTTCCTCGAAGTGCTGCAGGAAACCAAGGTCATGCTGGTGCAGGGCACGGGCTTCAACTGGCCCGAGCCTGATCACTTCCGCATCGTGTTCCTGCCGCATGAGGCAGATCTGCGCGAGGCCATCAACCGCTTGGCCGCCTTCCTCGAGAAGTACCGCAAGCGCCATGGCACGGACAAGCCCAAGGCAGTGCCGGCAGAAAAGGCACTCAAGCCTGTCAAGGCTGAGAAAGCCGCGTAA
- the dnaB gene encoding replicative DNA helicase codes for MSSVMPPLDLQDDAFAPVPPADQQVAQLRVPPHSMESESSVLGGLLLDNNAWERVGDLLGDGDFYRHEHKLIYEAIGKLINASKPADVITVYEHLQGMGKAEEIGGLMYLNQLAQYVPSASNIRRYAEIVRERAILRKLVTASDDIATNAFNPQGKTVERILDEAEQKIMAIGEEGARNKQGFQSLDSLVVDLLDRVQEMADNPMDVTGVPTGFVDLDRMTSGLQAGDMVVLAARPSMGKTSFAVNIAEHVALNEGLPVAIFSMEMGAAQLAVRIVGSIGRVNQGNLRTGKLSDEEWPRLTEAIERLRTVSLHIDETPGLSPTELRANARRLARQCGKLGLIVVDYLQLMSGSGSAASSDNRATELGEISRGLKMLAKELQCPVIALSQLNRSVEQRTDKRPMMSDLRESGAIEQDADIIMFIYRDDYYNKESKEPNIAEVIIGKQRNGPTGTVKLFFQKNQTRFENLAQGYGTDEY; via the coding sequence ATGTCGTCAGTAATGCCCCCGCTTGATCTGCAAGATGATGCATTCGCCCCGGTTCCGCCTGCTGATCAGCAGGTGGCGCAACTGCGTGTGCCGCCGCACTCCATGGAGTCGGAATCTTCGGTGCTCGGCGGTCTGCTGCTGGACAACAATGCCTGGGAGCGCGTGGGCGACCTGCTCGGCGACGGTGACTTCTATCGACACGAGCACAAGCTGATCTACGAAGCCATAGGCAAGCTGATCAACGCCAGCAAGCCGGCCGATGTGATCACGGTCTACGAGCATCTGCAGGGCATGGGCAAGGCCGAGGAAATCGGCGGCCTGATGTACCTGAACCAGCTGGCGCAGTATGTGCCCAGTGCCAGCAATATCCGCCGCTATGCGGAAATCGTGCGTGAGCGTGCCATCTTGCGCAAGCTGGTCACGGCCAGCGACGACATCGCGACCAATGCCTTCAATCCGCAAGGCAAGACCGTGGAGCGCATCCTGGACGAGGCCGAGCAGAAGATCATGGCGATCGGCGAGGAGGGAGCGCGCAACAAGCAGGGCTTCCAGTCGCTGGATTCGCTGGTGGTGGACCTGCTGGACCGGGTCCAGGAGATGGCCGACAACCCCATGGATGTGACCGGCGTGCCCACGGGCTTTGTCGATCTGGATCGCATGACCTCGGGTCTGCAGGCCGGCGACATGGTGGTGCTGGCGGCGCGTCCCTCCATGGGCAAGACCTCGTTTGCCGTGAATATTGCCGAGCATGTGGCGCTCAATGAAGGCTTGCCGGTCGCCATCTTCTCCATGGAAATGGGCGCGGCCCAGCTGGCGGTTCGTATCGTCGGCTCCATCGGTCGCGTCAATCAGGGCAATCTGCGTACCGGCAAGCTCAGCGATGAGGAGTGGCCGCGTCTGACCGAGGCCATCGAGCGCCTGCGCACGGTGTCGCTGCATATCGATGAAACCCCGGGCCTGTCACCGACCGAGCTGCGTGCCAATGCGCGTCGTCTGGCGCGCCAGTGCGGCAAGCTGGGCCTGATCGTGGTTGACTACCTGCAGCTGATGAGCGGCTCGGGATCTGCCGCCAGTTCCGACAACCGTGCCACCGAGCTGGGCGAAATCTCGCGGGGTTTGAAGATGCTGGCCAAGGAGCTGCAATGCCCGGTGATCGCGCTGTCCCAGCTCAACCGCTCGGTGGAGCAGCGTACCGACAAGCGCCCCATGATGTCCGACCTGCGTGAATCGGGCGCCATCGAGCAGGACGCGGACATCATCATGTTCATCTACCGCGACGACTACTACAACAAAGAGAGCAAGGAGCCCAATATTGCGGAGGTCATTATCGGCAAGCAGCGTAACGGGCCGACGGGGACGGTAAAGCTTTTCTTCCAGAAGAACCAGACGCGTTTCGAGAACCTGGCGCAGGGCTACGGCACGGACGAGTACTAA
- a CDS encoding PhoH family protein, translating to MPLPPAPGHRAAKLSAEAFSSIRKSARQTAELDEDLNPSTGAALSAAPETSPAATKPRRSTSKPAAAKPRKTATTTGAAPTAAAPAAAVPAKPADAAAKPARRARNTRTGPTTLFVLDTNVLLHDPSSLFRFEEHDIFLPMVVLEELDNHKKGMTEVARNGRQVSRTLDSLVASQPADGLEKGLPLNATGQRSATGTLYFQTNPLDASLPESLPQGKADNQILGVVAALREQHKDREVVLVSKDINMRVKARALGLAAEDYQNDKVLEDGDLLYSGALALPHDFWAKAGKNVESWQEGAITYYRVSGAIVDQLMINQFVYYEAPGEPSLYMRVTEIRDKTAVLKTLRDFGNPKNAVWGVSTRNREQNFAMNLLVNPEVDFVTLTGTAGTGKTLLALAAGLAQVLDERRYTEIIMTRATVSVGEDIGFLPGTEEEKMGPWMGALDDNLEFLAKGDGGNAGEWGRAATNELIRSRIKIKSMNFMRGRTFLNKYVIIDEAQNLTPKQMKTLITRAGPGTKIICMGNLAQIDTPYLTEGSSGLTYVVDRFKGWPHSGHITLARGERSRLADFASEVL from the coding sequence ATGCCCCTGCCCCCCGCACCCGGCCACCGCGCCGCAAAGCTTTCCGCAGAAGCCTTTTCGTCCATCCGCAAGTCTGCCAGGCAGACTGCAGAGCTTGACGAGGATCTGAACCCCTCCACCGGAGCCGCCCTGAGCGCAGCTCCAGAGACCTCCCCTGCGGCCACCAAGCCGCGCCGCAGCACCAGCAAGCCCGCCGCCGCCAAGCCGCGCAAGACAGCCACAACGACTGGCGCAGCGCCGACGGCAGCAGCACCAGCTGCCGCAGTACCGGCAAAACCCGCCGACGCAGCCGCCAAGCCTGCCCGCCGCGCCCGCAATACGCGCACCGGCCCGACCACGCTGTTCGTTCTGGACACCAATGTGCTGCTGCACGACCCCAGCAGCCTGTTCCGTTTTGAAGAGCACGACATCTTCCTGCCCATGGTGGTGCTGGAAGAACTGGACAACCACAAGAAGGGCATGACCGAGGTGGCGCGCAACGGCCGCCAGGTCAGCCGCACGCTGGACTCCCTGGTCGCCTCCCAGCCCGCCGACGGCCTGGAAAAAGGCCTGCCACTGAACGCCACCGGCCAGCGCAGCGCCACCGGCACGCTGTACTTCCAGACCAACCCTCTGGATGCATCCCTGCCCGAGAGCCTGCCGCAGGGCAAGGCCGACAATCAGATTCTGGGTGTGGTCGCCGCCCTGCGCGAGCAGCACAAGGATCGCGAAGTCGTGCTGGTGTCCAAGGACATCAATATGCGCGTCAAGGCGCGCGCCCTGGGCCTGGCCGCCGAGGACTACCAGAACGACAAGGTGCTGGAAGACGGCGATCTGCTGTACTCTGGCGCACTGGCCCTGCCTCACGACTTCTGGGCCAAGGCCGGCAAGAATGTGGAGAGCTGGCAGGAAGGCGCCATCACCTACTACCGCGTCAGCGGTGCCATCGTCGACCAGTTGATGATCAACCAGTTCGTCTACTACGAAGCACCGGGCGAGCCCAGCCTCTACATGCGCGTGACCGAGATCCGCGACAAGACGGCCGTGCTCAAGACGCTGCGCGACTTCGGCAATCCCAAGAATGCCGTCTGGGGCGTGTCCACACGCAATCGCGAGCAGAACTTCGCCATGAACCTGCTGGTCAACCCCGAAGTCGACTTTGTCACGCTGACGGGCACGGCAGGTACCGGCAAGACCCTGCTGGCCCTGGCTGCCGGTCTGGCCCAGGTGCTGGACGAGCGCCGCTATACCGAGATCATCATGACCCGCGCCACGGTCAGCGTGGGCGAGGACATCGGCTTCCTGCCCGGCACGGAAGAGGAAAAAATGGGTCCCTGGATGGGCGCCCTGGATGACAACCTGGAGTTCCTGGCCAAGGGCGACGGCGGCAATGCCGGCGAGTGGGGGCGCGCCGCCACCAATGAGCTGATCCGCAGCCGCATCAAGATCAAGAGCATGAACTTCATGCGCGGTCGCACCTTCCTGAACAAATACGTCATCATCGACGAGGCCCAGAACCTGACGCCCAAGCAGATGAAGACCCTGATCACCCGTGCCGGCCCCGGCACCAAGATCATCTGCATGGGCAATCTGGCCCAGATCGACACCCCCTATCTGACCGAAGGCAGCTCGGGCCTGACCTATGTGGTGGACCGCTTCAAGGGCTGGCCCCATAGCGGCCACATCACCCTGGCGCGCGGCGAACGCTCGCGCCTGGCGGACTTCGCCAGCGAGGTGCTGTAA
- the rplI gene encoding 50S ribosomal protein L9 translates to MQIILLEKVVNLGNLGDIVKVKDGYARNFLIPSGAARRATAAAKAEFEAKRAELEKAAAEKLAAAQELSEKLNGVNVKITQKAGVDGRLFGSITNADIAEELVKAGFAVNKSQVRMPNGPIKTVGDATVVVALHTDVAAEVAVSVYGDHS, encoded by the coding sequence ATGCAAATCATTCTGCTCGAAAAGGTTGTGAACCTGGGTAACCTGGGCGATATCGTCAAGGTCAAGGACGGTTACGCTCGTAACTTCCTGATCCCCTCCGGCGCTGCACGTCGTGCAACAGCTGCTGCCAAGGCTGAATTCGAAGCCAAGCGCGCTGAGCTGGAAAAGGCTGCTGCCGAGAAGCTGGCTGCCGCTCAAGAACTGAGCGAAAAGCTGAACGGCGTCAATGTGAAGATCACTCAGAAGGCCGGCGTTGACGGTCGTCTGTTCGGCTCCATCACCAACGCCGACATCGCTGAAGAACTGGTCAAGGCCGGTTTCGCAGTGAACAAGTCGCAAGTGCGCATGCCCAACGGCCCCATCAAGACCGTTGGCGACGCCACTGTGGTGGTGGCTCTGCACACCGACGTGGCTGCAGAAGTGGCTGTCTCCGTGTACGGCGACCACTCCTAA
- a CDS encoding homoserine dehydrogenase encodes MKPIQVGLLGIGTVGSGTFNVLERNQDEIRRRAGRGIEITMVADLDTERAKSVVGDKVKVVGDAREVIANPDIDVVVELIGGYGIAKALVLEAIAAGKHVVTANKALLAVHGTEIFKAAAEKGVMVAYEAAVAGGIPIIKALREGLTANSIQWVAGIINGTTNFILSEMRDKGLDFDVVLKEAQRLGYAEADPTFDIEGVDAAHKATLMSAIAFGIPVQFDKAYVEGITKLAGADIRYAEQLGYRIKLLGITKRTDKGIELRVHPSLVPSKRLIANVEGAMNAVVVNGDAVGTTLYYGKGAGSEPTASAVVADLVDIARLDGSDPAHRVPALAFQSSSLAAAGSELPVLPMAEVVTSYYLRIRVADEAGVLAKITGLLAGAGISIDAVLQREADEVGGEGSTQTDLIILTHDTREGDMDKALAEIQGLPTVLAPITRIRKEELN; translated from the coding sequence ATGAAACCCATCCAAGTAGGCCTGTTGGGCATTGGCACCGTAGGCAGCGGTACTTTCAATGTGCTGGAACGCAATCAAGACGAGATTCGCCGTCGTGCGGGTCGTGGCATTGAAATTACCATGGTCGCCGACTTGGATACCGAACGCGCCAAGAGCGTGGTGGGTGACAAGGTCAAGGTGGTCGGCGATGCACGTGAAGTCATCGCCAACCCCGATATCGATGTGGTGGTCGAGCTGATCGGCGGCTACGGCATCGCCAAGGCCCTGGTGCTGGAAGCCATCGCGGCCGGCAAGCATGTGGTGACTGCCAACAAGGCCCTGCTGGCAGTGCATGGCACGGAAATCTTCAAGGCTGCGGCCGAGAAGGGCGTGATGGTGGCCTATGAGGCCGCCGTGGCCGGTGGCATTCCCATCATCAAGGCCCTGCGCGAAGGCCTGACTGCCAACTCCATCCAGTGGGTGGCCGGCATCATCAACGGCACGACCAACTTCATCCTGTCCGAAATGCGCGACAAGGGTCTGGACTTCGACGTGGTGCTCAAGGAAGCACAGCGTCTGGGCTATGCCGAAGCCGACCCCACCTTCGACATCGAGGGTGTGGACGCTGCCCACAAGGCCACGCTGATGAGCGCGATTGCCTTCGGCATTCCCGTGCAGTTCGACAAGGCCTATGTGGAAGGCATCACCAAGCTGGCCGGTGCCGATATCCGTTACGCCGAGCAACTGGGCTACCGCATCAAGCTGCTTGGCATCACCAAGCGCACGGACAAGGGCATCGAGCTGCGCGTGCACCCCTCGCTGGTGCCTTCCAAGCGTCTGATCGCCAATGTGGAAGGCGCGATGAACGCCGTGGTGGTGAACGGCGATGCCGTGGGCACCACGCTGTACTACGGCAAGGGCGCCGGGTCCGAACCCACCGCTTCCGCCGTGGTGGCTGACCTGGTCGATATCGCCCGTCTGGACGGCTCCGATCCTGCACACCGAGTGCCTGCGCTGGCCTTCCAGAGCAGCAGCCTGGCTGCTGCTGGCAGCGAACTGCCCGTGCTGCCCATGGCCGAGGTCGTGACCAGCTACTACCTGCGCATCCGCGTGGCCGACGAAGCTGGCGTGCTGGCCAAGATCACCGGCTTGCTGGCGGGTGCCGGCATCAGCATCGACGCCGTGCTGCAGCGCGAAGCCGACGAAGTGGGTGGCGAAGGCTCGACCCAGACCGATCTGATCATCCTCACGCACGACACGCGCGAAGGTGATATGGACAAGGCCCTGGCCGAAATCCAGGGGCTGCCCACGGTGCTGGCTCCCATTACCCGCATCCGCAAGGAAGAGCTGAACTAA